From Camelina sativa cultivar DH55 chromosome 7, Cs, whole genome shotgun sequence, one genomic window encodes:
- the LOC104703136 gene encoding probable beta-1,3-galactosyltransferase 12 has protein sequence MPLFSHRFSTASSNSPASPSYYSKPSSKTHKPNSSSSSYASSRIHLAIILFSLVSFFIGVAGTIFAISSAGERLGGPNSVYRCGGSKDTSRVVSASRKLGGDGGNGGVVVERRKLLGFVGIQTGFDSGDRRASLRSTWFPSDPDALLRLEQATGLAFRFVIGRSKDAKKMADLEKEIKEYRDFVLLDVEEEYVRLPYKTLAYFKAAFKLFEADYYVKADDDIYLRPDRLATLLAKERLHSQTYIGCMKKGPVITDPKLKWYEKQGHLIGNEYFLHAYGPIYILSAEIVASLAAARNGSLRMFNNEDVTIGSWMLAMDVHHEDNRALCDPHCSSKSIAVWDIPKCSGLCNPESRLKELHKTDMCSKSPTLPSDDVDQ, from the exons ATGCCACTCTTCTCCCACCGCTTCTCCACCGCATCTTCCAACTCTCCGGCGTCTCCTTCGTACTATAGTAAACCTTCTTCGAAGACCCATAagccaaattcttcttcttcttcttatgcttcGTCTCGTATTCATCTAGCTATCATACTCTTCTCCCTTGTCTCTTTTTTCATCGGAGTCGCCGGAACTATCTTCGCAATCTCCTCCGCCGGAGAAAGACTAGGAGGTCCTAATTCTGTTTATCGATGCGGCGGATCTAAGGACACTTCCCGGGTTGTGTCTGCTTCAAGAAAGCTTGGAGGAGATGGTGGTAAtggtggtgttgttgttgaaagacgaaagcttttagggtttgttGGGATCCAGACTGGTTTTGATTCTGGTGATCGCAGAGCTTCTTTGAGAAGTACTTGGTTCCCTTCTGATCCTGATGCTCTTCTAAG GTTGGAACAAGCGACTGGATTAGCTTTTAGATTCGTCATTGGACGGTCAAAGGATGCAAAGAAGATGGCTGACCTTGAGAAGGAAATAAAAGAGTACAGAGATTTTGTGCTTCTTGATGTTGAGGAAGAATATGTACGACTTCCCTATAAAAC GTTGGCTTACTTTAAAGCAGCTTTTAAACTCTTTGAAGCTGATTATTATGTCAAAGCGGACGATGACATTTATTTGAGACCAG ATCGACTTGCGACGCTTCTTGCCAAGGAAAGACTTCATTCACAGACATACATTGGCTGCATGAAGAAAGGACCTGTTATAACTGACCCTAAACTAAAATG GTACGAGAAACAGGGCCATTTGATTGGGAATGAATACTTCTTACATGCTTACGGACCGATTTACATTCTTTCAGCCGAGATAGTGGCTTCACTTGCAGCAGCTCGTAATGGCAG CCTGAGGATGTTTAATAATGAAGATGTAACCATCGGATCTTGGATGCTTGCAATGGATGTACATCACGAGGACAATCGAGCTTTATGTGATCCTCATTGTTCCTCAAAATCCATAGCAGTTTGGGACATTCCCAAATGTTCAG GGCTTTGTAACCCGGAGAGTCGGTTAAAGGAGCTTCATAAGACAGATATGTGCTCCAAGAGTCCGACATTGCCTTCCGATGACGTCGATCAGTAG
- the LOC104703135 gene encoding glycine dehydrogenase (decarboxylating) 2, mitochondrial-like, translated as MERARRLAYRGIVKRLVNETKRHRNNNPSTTVTPSRYVSSFLHRRLDNTVSVVGGSVSGTGRNQHQTRPISVDALKPSDTFPRRHNSATPEEQTQMAKYCGFDDLSKLIDSTVPKSIRLDSMKFSGKFDEGLTESQMVKHMSELASKNRVFKSFIGMGYYNTHVPTVILRNIMENPGWYTQYTPYQAEISQGRLESLLNFQTVITDLTGLPMSNASLLDEGTAAAEAMAMCNNISKGKKKKFLIASNCHPQTIDVCKTRADGFDLKVVTWDLKDVDYSSGDVCGVLVQYPGTEGEVLDYGEFVKNAHANGVKVVMATDLLALTMFKPPGEFGVDIVVGSAQRFGVPMGYGGPHAAFLATSQEYKRMMPGRIIGVSVDSSGKQALRMAMQTREQHIRRDKATSNICTAQALLANMTAMYAVYHGPEGLKSMAQRVHGLAGVFALGLKKLGTVQVQDLPFFDTVKITCSNAPAIFDAAAKKEINLRLVDSNTITVAFDETTTLDDVDKLFEVFASGKPVQFTAESLAPEFNNAIPSSITRESPYLTHPIFNMYHTEHELLRYIHKLQSKDLSLCHSMIPLGSCTMKLNATTEMMPVSWPSFTNMHPFAPVEQAQGYQEMFTNLGELLCTITGFDSFSLQPNAGAAGEYAGLMVIRAYHMSRGDHHRNVCIIPASAHGTNPASAAMCGMKIVAVGTDAKGNINIEDLRKAAEANKDNLAALMVTYPSTHGVYEEGIDEICNIIHENGGQVYMDGANLNAQVGLTSPGFIGADVCHLNLHKTFCIPHGGGGPGMGPIGVKQHLAPFLPSHPVIPTGGIPEPEHTSPLGTIAAAPWGSALILPISYSYIAMMGSGGLTDASKIAILNANYMAKRLESHYPVLFRGVNGTVAHEFIIDLRGFKNTAGIEAEDVAKRLMDYGFHAPTMSFPVPGTLMIEPTESESKAELDRFCDALISIREEISQIEKGNADPHNNVLKGAPHPLSSLMADTWKKPYSREYAAFPAPWLRSSKFWPTTGRVDNVYGDRHLVCTLQPANEEQAAAAVSA; from the exons atggaGCGTGCAAGGAGACTTGCTTATAGAGGGATCGTGAAACGTCTCGTCAACGAGACGAAACGTCACCGTAACAACAACCCGTCGACGACGGTTACTCCCTCAAGGTATGTCTCCTCCTTTCTCCATCGCCGTCTTGATAATACCGTCTCCGTCGTTGGCGGCTCTGTATCCGGGACCGGGAGGAACCAGCACCAAACACGACCGATCTCCGTCGATGCGTTAAAGCCAAGCGACACTTTCCCACGGCGTCACAACTCCGCTACACCGGAGGAACAAACACAGATGGCCAAGTACTGCGGATTCGATGATCTCAGCAAGTTGATCGACTCGACAGTTCCGAAATCGATTCGGTTAGATTCGATGAAGTTTTCAGGTAAGTTCGACGAAGGGTTAACAGAGAGTCAGATGGTTAAGCATATGAGTGAATTAGCTTCGAAGAACAGAGTATTCAAATCGTTCATTGGTATGGGATACTACAACACTCATGTTCCTACTGTGATCTTGCGTAACATAATGGAGAATCCTGGTTGGTACACTCAGTATACTCCTTACCAAGCTGAGATTTCTCAAGGaagacttgaatctttgcttaaTTTCCAGACGGTTATCACTGATCTCACTGGTCTACCAATGTCCAACGCTTCGTTGCTCGACGAAGGTACCGCGGCTGCGGAAGCGATGGCTATGTGTAACAATATTtcgaaagggaagaagaagaagtttctgaTTGCTAGTAACTGTCATCCTCAGACGATTGATGTTTGCAAGACTAGAGCGGACGGGTTTGATTTGAAAGTTGTGACTTGGGATCTTAAGGATGTTGATTACAGCTCAGGGGATGTGTGTGGTGTGCTGGTTCAGTACCCTGGGACTGAAGGTGAAGTGTTGGATTATGGTGAGTTTGTTAAGAATGCTCATGCTAATGGTGTTAAGGTTGTGATGGCTACGGATTTGTTGGCTTTGACAATGTTCAAACCGCCTGGGGAGTTTGGTGTGGATATCGTGGTTGGATCCGCTCAGAGGTTTGGTGTTCCGATGGGTTACGGTGGTCCTCACGCTGCTTTCTTGGCTACTTCACAAGAGTATAAGAGGATGATGCCTGGGAGGATTATTGGTGTTAGTGTTGATTCTTCCGGAAAGCAAGCTTTGCGTATGGCTATGCAGACTAGGGAACAACATATCCGTAGGGACAAAGCTACCAGCAACATCTGTACTGCTCAG GCGTTACTTGCAAACATGACTGCCATGTATGCTGTTTACCATGGACCAGAAGGCTTAAAATCTATGGCACAACGTGTTCATGGTCTTGCTGGCGTATTTGCCTTAGGATTGAAGAAACTGGGAACTGTACAAGTCCAAGATCTTCCCTTCTTTGACACTGTCAAAATTACGTGTTCAAATGCACCTGCAATTTTTGATGCAGCAGCCAAAAAAGAGATCAATTTGCGTCTTGTGGACTCCAACACT ATTACTGTTGCTTTTGATGAAACAACTACCTTGGATGATGTCGATaaactttttgaagtttttgcTTCCGGCAAGCCC GTTCAATTTACGGCTGAGTCTCTTGCACCGGAGTTTAACAATGCTATTCCTTCTAGCATAACAAGAGAGAGCCCATATCTTACCCACCCAATCttcaacat GTACCACACGGAGCATGAGTTGCTTCGGTACATCCACAAGTTACAGTCTAAAGATCTATCATTGTGCCACAGCATGATTCCACTTGGATCTTGTACAATGAAATTGAACGCCACTACCGAAATGATGCCAGTCTCATGGCCAAGTTTCACCAACATGCACCCTTTTGCTCCTGTTGAACAAGCACAAGGTTATCAG GAAATGTTTACTAACTTGGGTGAGCTCTTGTGTACGATCACTGGGTTCGACTCTTTCTCACTACAACCTAATGCCGGTGCTGCTGGCGAGTATGCCGGGCTTATGGTTATCCGTGCATATCATATG TCAAGAGGAGATCATCACAGAAATGTATGCATTATACCTGCTTCTGCACACGGGACAAACCCTGCTAGTGCTGCCATGTGCGGAATGAAAATTGTTGCCGTTGGTACTGATGCTAAGGGAAACATTAACATTGAAGACTTGAGGAAAGCCGCCGAAGCCAACAAGGACAACTTAGCTGCCCTTATG GTTACATACCCTTCAACTCATGGAGTTTATGAAGAGGGTATCGACGAGATCTGCAATATAATTCATGAAAATGGAGGCCAAGTTTATATGGATGGTGCTAATCTGAATGCACAG GTGGGTTTAACTAGCCCTGGCTTTATTGGAGCGGATGTTTGCCATCTCAATCTCCACAAGACTTTCTGTATCCCTCACGGAGGTGGTGGTCCCGGTATGGGCCCTATCGGTGTGAAACAACATTTGGCTCCATTCCTACCTTCTCACCCTGTG ATACCTACTGGTGGTATCCCTGAACCTGAGCATACATCACCGCTGGGAACCATTGCTGCAGCACCATGGGGGTCTGCGCTTATCTTGCCAATCTCGTATTCTTACATTGCCATGATGGGGTCTGGGGGACTCACTGACGCCTCTAAGATTGCAATTCTGAACGCTAACTACATGGCAAAGCGTCTGGAG aGCCACTACCCAGTTCTTTTCCGTGGTGTCAATGGAACAGTCGCTCACGAATTCATCATTGATTTGAGAGGATTCAAG AACACTGCTGGAATAGAAGCAGAGGATGTGGCTAAACGGCTGATGGATTATGGGTTCCATGCACCAACAATGTCTTTTCCTGTCCCCGGAACGCTTATGATCGAGCCAACCGAAAGCGAAAGCAAG GCTGAGTTAGATAGGTTCTGTGATGCTCTCATCTCGATCAGGGAAGAAATTTCACAGATTGAGAAAGGAAACGCTGATCCGCACAACAACGTTCTCAAG gGAGCTCCACATCCTCTTTCATCGCTGATGGCAGACACATGGAAAAAGCCGTATTCCCGTGAATACGCAGCCTTCCCCGCTCCATGGCTCCGCTCTTCCAAGTTCTGGCCCACTACAG GGCGTGTGGACAATGTGTATGGAGACCGTCATCTGGTGTGCACTCTCCAACCGGCAAACGAAGAACAGGCTGCAGCTGCAGTGTCTGCTTAA